The sequence GGCCCGCGCGTCTCGTTCGCCAATGCCGTCTTCTCCGACGCGTCGCTGCCGCTCAAGCCGTCCTTCAAGGAGGTGGCCGTGGGAAAGTACAGAGCCGAGACCCACTCTGTCGACTTCAAGACTAAGGTAATCAAAGCCAAGACCCACTGTCGTATTTCACCATTAAATTTTTACGACGATGTTAAAAGCTCGGACATATACAAACTTTTTTTTTGTGAATTTTCTTGAATTTATAAACTTTGTTTTCATCATTCATCTTGGGCGCACCCATAATTCAATGTTGCAACCATTAGTTGAAACAATGAACATAAATAGGATATAAAAAAAACTGACACATGCACATGTACTCTCTCCATCGAAATATATGGGCCCAACATGTTTTTTGAAGTTGTCTTTGACCGTCGATAAGATTAATAATTATATTATTAAAAACTCCTTTCATATACAAACTTGATGATATGATTTGTGTAGCATGCATGTTAGGCCTTGTACAATGAAAGGTGCTTAGGGGAGGTGTTTAGAGAAATAAACCAGACATTTTTTAAGCATCGGGCTTATTTATATAGGATAGACGCTTAACTAAGCGTCTCTCCTGTAGAAATAGGCATCGGTGCTTCAGAAAAACCcggtttatttttctaagcacctctcattgtacaaggccttatgtactccctccgtttttatttagtccGCATATTAGCtatggtcaaagtcaagctttgcaaactttgaccaagtttataaacaaaaatattaacatatacaataacaaatcaataccattagattcattattgaatgtactttcacatcatataaaTTTATTACgataaatgtttatatttttttttataaacttggtcaaactttacaaagtttgactttagtcaaacctaatatgcagagtaaataaaaacggagggagtattatttcTTTAACCCGTGGTCAAAGATAACTTAAAAAATCTTATTAGGTCCTATATATTAGTATGAGGGGCGGGGGTACATATTCTTGCCATGCTTCTCTAGTGCTGCAGTTATACTTGTTTCTATTCAGGGTAAATTCGATCTTAAGAGATACCGATATGAAGTGGTATGTAATATGGTGATTTGCAAGTGTGTGAGGCCCTGCTAATTAATCATCATAACTTAGAGATACATAGCATGTTATTTATATGAACAAAGGGGCCTTTTAGAAGTATTAGCTCGCCTAAAGATTTTGATGGCAGAGAATTTCTAACAGATGGAACTGTGCAAACACTATTACTATTATGTTGAAAATTTAGCACATATTCGTTACAGAATCTTATCATTTCTGTCGTTACGGCAATTGTACTAAATAGTTATGTATTTTATCTTGGTATAGGCTGCTGAAGTGGCTGGTCAAGTGAACTCATGGGTTGACCAAGTCACATCGGGTCTCATCAAAGAGATACTTCCAGCGGGGTCCATTGAGGCTGACACGAGACTGGTTCTTGGGAATGCATTGTATTTCAAAGGAACTTGGGTTCAGAAATTTCATGCATCGGACACTAAAGATGATAATTTCTACATCCTCGACAAGACATACTTCTTCCAAAAGCACAAGACAATAGAAGCACCATTCATGTCTAGTACAAAGAACCAATATATTTCGTCTTTTGAAAACTTAAAGGTGCTTAAGCTTCCTTACCAGCACGGCGGGGACAAGACGCAGTTCTCCATGTACATACTTCTTCCAAAAGCACAAGATGGTCTTTGGAGCTTAGCAAGAAAGTTGACCTCTGAACCAGAGTTTCTGGAGAAGCATATCCCTGCTCGAGCGGTTCCAGTCGGACAATTCAGGATCCCTAAGTTCAAGATATCATTTGATTTTGAAGCGTCCAAATTGTTCAAGAGTTTGGGACTCCAACTTCCATTCAGCACAGAAGCAGATCTTTCAGAAATGGTTGATTCCCCGTTGGGACAAAGTCTGTGTATCTCATCTATATTCCACAAGTCATTTGTAGAAGTGAATGAAGAAGGAACCGAGGCTGCCGCGGCAACTTTTGCGGTAGCCATGTCTAGATCGCTTTCAGCAGTTCCTCCCAGGAAGGTGGATTTTGTCGCtgatcaccctttcctcttcgtGATACGAGAAGACATGACCGGTGTGGTGCTATTCGTCGGTCATATGGTCAATCCTATACTTGCAGCATAGCGTGTGTAACTGTGTATAGTGAACCATTGTCCATGGTGCAAGCGTGATCGTGACGGCGTCCGTCACAGGAAGGCCTTTCTCCATCTTGTTGCTAGTCCAATAAATGTACGTAGTAGTACATGCTTCTTTTCCAAAACTATAAAAGAGTTGCATGTGGTATGATGTTTTGGCTTTCAAATTGTGCCTTGCTTGGTGTACGCCTGAAATACTCTCTTCGTACCATAATGTAAGAATGTTTttgacggagggagtatattataCTAGTCTTTGGATATGAATTTCGTAGAAAAGCAGCCAGGCACTCCATTCTACCATGGTTTACAGGGGTTAGAGAATTTGGAACCTTCTCTGCTTTGGAACAGAACATTTCAATTCGACCACAAGCTAAGCCCCACACAGCATGACCCTGATGCAAATCCCATTTACGCAATGTCACGCAAATCTCCTTAACAGTAAAAACTTTACACACTTGCATCATAATCCAAAATCTGGATTCCAGTACTAAGAAAACACCGTGCATCTAAAGCAAACACCCAAAAGGCCACAAGACATCTAGAAATGTTTCCCGATTCAAGAAAATTGTTTAAAAAATTACAATTTTCAAAAATGTTTGCAAATAgtataaaatgttcatgaattcaaaaatgttctagatttcagaaaatgttcaaaaATTTGTAAAAGTGTTCActaatttgaaaaatattcacaTTTTCAAATATATGCACGagtttaaaaatgttcatgatttcacgAAATTGAGAGTGATAGTGTATCTCGGTGATGCAGCAAAATGTGGTCATGGTCACTGAAGATTATgatatttttttttctttctttgcAACGCACGACCCTTTTGCTAGTCAGACAAAAAAAAAAAACTAACACGTGTACATGTACGTAATCTTGCCCTTTACTCACAAAAAAACATTTTTCTTGTCCTTTATTTTCTTTATGGAATTCCTATCCTTTTATAGGTGTgtcaaatttcatgaaaaaaagttACGCACTTATGTTTTTTTAAAATGGTTTACCTTCAGAAATTCCCTTTTTAGATAACAGGATTTTGTGTCCTCTCTAAAGCCCGTGATTGTTTCTTCTGACGAAATTGCTTTGCGTACGGCCCTTTTACATGTGCATACGATTTGTAATACGCTCCTTCTTTAAGTAGCAGTTTTATCCCATGATGACTTACTAGTGTTGTACAAGCGTCGTCGTAAAAAGTGTCAGACGTGTAGCActgctcttcttcttcttattgcATTGCGGCGAGGATTGGTTGCAATATATTCTAATGAGATTGGTTGTATAGAGCACAAATATGTGAATTATTAATATAATGTGTTTTTTGTATATTGTAAACTTTTTTCAACGCATAGTCATGTATTGAGGTAGTCATTTTTCCATGCTTGCATGGTTGCATGTGCATTAAGCATGCTAGTTGGGTGGAGCATGCAATTGAAAAGGAGGGAATAATAATTGAAGAGGTGGCATGTGTGGTGAGGTGGCATATGTGCATGCTGAGATAAATAGGATAATGTGGGTCAACTTCTTATGTATACTAGATGATgccccgcacgttgttgcgggaataTTTGCAATATATTTCAAAGATGTTGATTTTATGTATTGAAGAAATAACATGAGAGGTaaaaactatatatatatatatatatagttacAGTCATATTGATTCACTTTGTAAAATTTGGCATAAAAAAGGTTAGAAGACCAGAAAAATTACATTTCATGTAcattttacactatgtttttacatTTGTAATTTATGTAACATAATATATTTTTTAcagcgattatatattttcttatgTTCTCTTTTTATGTCCGGAATAAGACAAAATTTAAgaaacgtaaaattacggtgcattgatgttaaaatagagggggtgaagaataactattcctcacccagggtgacgaatagcgcgaccctatatttCTATGACTCATTGAATGTTGAGGTGGAGCCTTGTCTAATGCATGTTGCTTGATGAGGTGTCAcacttgcatgtt is a genomic window of Triticum urartu cultivar G1812 unplaced genomic scaffold, Tu2.1 TuUngrouped_contig_5788, whole genome shotgun sequence containing:
- the LOC125529708 gene encoding serpin-ZXA-like — its product is PRVSFANAVFSDASLPLKPSFKEVAVGKYRAETHSVDFKTKAAEVAGQVNSWVDQVTSGLIKEILPAGSIEADTRLVLGNALYFKGTWVQKFHASDTKDDNFYILDKTYFFQKHKTIEAPFMSSTKNQYISSFENLKVLKLPYQHGGDKTQFSMYILLPKAQDGLWSLARKLTSEPEFLEKHIPARAVPVGQFRIPKFKISFDFEASKLFKSLGLQLPFSTEADLSEMVDSPLGQSLCISSIFHKSFVEVNEEGTEAAAATFAVAMSRSLSAVPPRKVDFVADHPFLFVIREDMTGVVLFVGHMVNPILAA